A window from Thermodesulfobacteriota bacterium encodes these proteins:
- a CDS encoding NAD(P)/FAD-dependent oxidoreductase has translation METYDVLVVGGGPAGSSCARLLAAGGLDVVVLDRADFPRPKVCAGWVTPQVFEALGIEPAASGRGRVLQPRQGFRVGVQGGRLVEVRYREAVSYGVRRAELDDFLLRGCGARLRLGEPLASLERRGGRWVANGEIGAPFVVGAGGHACPVARRLGGAKGPAVAAQEVEFPIGGSPCPVAGDTPELWFTDDLRGYGWCIRKGGFLNVGLGVEGASDVKHRFAAFLASLPALPGGLREGGAGAFRASGWAYRLWGRGPRGLTGDGVLLAGDAAGLAYPESGEGIRPAVESGLLAARAILEARGDPRPERLRGYEEALRERLGPPRPAGPPPAGLRRAAARLLLASAPLARRVVLDRWFLRRGERALETPFGGSGSRRRFA, from the coding sequence GTGGAAACCTACGACGTCCTGGTGGTGGGCGGAGGCCCCGCGGGGTCTTCGTGCGCGCGGCTCCTGGCCGCCGGGGGGCTCGACGTGGTGGTCCTGGACCGCGCCGACTTTCCCCGGCCCAAGGTCTGCGCCGGCTGGGTCACCCCCCAGGTCTTCGAGGCCCTGGGGATCGAGCCCGCGGCCTCCGGCCGCGGCCGGGTGCTCCAGCCCCGCCAGGGGTTTCGGGTGGGCGTGCAGGGCGGCCGCCTGGTCGAGGTGCGCTACCGGGAGGCCGTGAGCTACGGCGTGCGGCGGGCCGAGCTCGACGACTTCCTGCTGCGCGGCTGCGGCGCCCGGCTTCGGCTGGGGGAACCGCTGGCCTCCCTGGAACGGCGCGGGGGCCGCTGGGTGGCCAACGGCGAGATCGGGGCGCCCTTCGTCGTGGGGGCCGGCGGCCACGCGTGCCCCGTGGCGCGCCGCCTGGGCGGCGCCAAAGGCCCCGCGGTCGCGGCGCAGGAAGTGGAGTTTCCCATCGGGGGCAGTCCCTGCCCGGTGGCCGGGGATACCCCCGAGCTCTGGTTCACCGACGACCTGCGCGGCTACGGGTGGTGTATCCGCAAGGGGGGGTTCCTCAACGTGGGGCTCGGCGTGGAGGGGGCCTCCGACGTGAAGCACCGCTTTGCCGCGTTCCTCGCCTCCCTCCCCGCCCTTCCTGGGGGTCTGCGGGAGGGCGGCGCCGGTGCCTTCAGGGCTTCGGGCTGGGCCTACCGCCTGTGGGGGCGGGGCCCCCGGGGCCTCACCGGGGACGGAGTGCTCCTGGCAGGCGACGCCGCGGGTCTCGCGTACCCCGAGAGCGGCGAGGGCATCCGGCCGGCGGTGGAGTCGGGCCTCCTGGCGGCCCGCGCCATCCTGGAGGCCCGGGGCGATCCCCGCCCGGAGCGGCTGCGGGGCTACGAGGAGGCGCTCCGAGAGCGCCTGGGCCCCCCCCGTCCCGCCGGGCCGCCCCCCGCGGGACTTCGCCGCGCCGCCGCCCGGCTGCTGCTCGCCTCGGCCCCCCTGGCGCGGCGCGTGGTGCTCGACCGCTGGTTCCTGCGCCGCGGGGAGCGGGCCCTGGAGACGCCCTTCGGGGGTTCCGGGTCCCGGCGCCGTTTCGCGTAG